GAACACAAGCACGATGAAGGCGGACACCAACACAGCGAAAAGGAAAAACCCGAACCCAATGAAGAAGGAACAACTTTTGAGAAAATTCCAATCCGCAAAGGCACAACCGATATAGGTTACAGCGAAATTACTTTACTGAAAGAAATTCCCGTCAACAGCAAAGTAGTGGTGAACGGGGCATTTTTCATTTTAGCTAAGATGAACAACAAAGGCGAAGCACACGCACATTAAACAACATTTAGAGATTTACATTTCAATAACAATTAAATTAAAAATCAAAATGAAAAAATCAGTTTTAACTATCATACTGGCATTTCTTTTTACAGTAACGGTTCTCTCTCTGGGATATATCTCGTTCGGGTTTTGGACAACGCTCATCTTCACTTCTGGCTTCTTAGGCGGTTTCGTCTTGTGGCTTTTTATACCTGCCACACCATCGTTTGCCACAATAAAAGTTCCCTATTGGCTCTCATTTGCTTTGTTCATAGCTCACCGCGTAGAGGAAAAGGTATGTGGGTTCTTTGCCCGACTTGCTGAAATTACAGGAACTCCCACTCCCGAAATTACTTCGGTATCCGTTATTCTTCTTGTTCTCGCTTCGGTAGTGGCATGGCTGCTTGTTCCGTTTCTTGTTTCACGGCAATACGCTTTCGGATATTATTTAGCGTGGACATTCTTCGCAGCAATGGGCATCACAGAACTTGCACATTTCATTTTCCCATTATTTACCAAAGAGCCGTATGGCTACTTTCCCGGAATGGCAAGCGTGTTTTTTCTTGCACCGGTTGCATGGTGGGGCATGTATCGGCTTTCACGAAAACACATGATTTAGGCGAACATAACATTAAATAAAAATGTATGAATAGTTATCTAAAAGAAACCAAAATCCTTGATTACTCAAATGCTTCAATCCAAAAACTATTGGAGCAACGAGAGTGGATAAATTTAGACACAGTATCCAAAGTAAAAGCCATATACAATTTTGTGAGAGATGAAATAAAATTTGGCTATAATATTTCAGATGATATACCTGCATCAGAAGTTCTGAAAGACGGTTACGGGCAATGCAATACAAAAGCCACGTTGCTAATGGCTTTGTTGCGGGCAACAGGAGTGCCTAATCGCATTCACGGTTTTACTATTGATAAAGCTCTGCAAAAAGGAGCAATTACAGGCATTTGGTATAAACTTTCGCCTCAAAATATTTTACATAGTTGGGTTGAGATATTGGTAAACGAACAATGGTATTTTTTAGAGGGTGTGATTTTAGATAAATCATACTTAACCAAATTACAGGAAGAAAATAGTGATTGTAAAACTACCTTTTGCGGTTTCGGAGTTTATACCGAGAATTTTGAAAATCCGCCAATAGAATTTAATCTAAACAGCACATTTATTCAAGACAAAGGCATCAATCAAGACTTTGGTGTGTTTGATACACCTGATGAATTTTACTCAAAACATCAGCAAAAACTAAACGCTGCACAAAAGTTCATTTTTAGGAATATCGTTAGACACAAAATGAATAAAAACGTGGAAAGAATTAGGAACGGAAAGGCGAACACGAATATTAAACATTAAAACAAATGGACACATTAAACTTACTAAGCGATTACTTCCTGAGAACTCTTCCAAGTTTGATTATAGGATTAGCGTTCATCTTGCTTTTGGGAAAACAGCATTTAATCATACGGATTTTCTCATACATACTTTTGTTCATCGTTATGCGGGACGTGATGACCCCGCTAAACATTTGGGACTTTGGAACAGAAGGTATCTTTTGGCTTAGAACCGTTGACAACCCTGTTTTTCTGCTTTTAATTTCGGGTTTATCAATCATTCTCATCGTAGTTGTGAATAAACTCGATAAAGAAGCCAGCGAAGTATATGTTTTCAGAAAAATGTCTTATATCAAAGCTATTGGAACAGGGCTGATTGGTGCTGCAATTATTCTTGTTCCTATGTTTTTGATTTATCAGTTCGTTCCTATGGAACAAAGAGGCGGAACGGTAAATAACAGTTCAGTCTTTTTACTATCTCTGCTTGTATTCTGCGTGTCCGTCAATTTTTTAGAGGAAAGTATTTACAGGGGATATTTTCAAGGTTACATTGAGCAATTTTTTAGTCCGGCTAAATCGGCTGTTCTATCGGGTTTACTCTTTTCGTTCAGCCATATATTTTTAGCTACAACAGTTACCAATGCAGGTTGGGGAGTGCTCGCTTTCACCGCTTTTGAGGGAATTATTGCAGGATTGATACGCTCTAAAGCGGGTGTATTAGCTTCTACCATAACGCACGGTGTAGCAATATTTTTTCTCTGTTCAGGCTTGTTTTAAAGCGACAGAAATTTCAACAGATAAATAAAAACGATAAAAATGGAACATAAACACATTTACGATGCACAAGGAAAGCAGCTTTGTTGCACACAGGAAGAAAAAATCTACACCCAAGCAGGTGCAGAAGATTTAATCAAACAACCGCACGAACACAGCGAAGATGAAGAACACGACCACAGCCACAGCGAAAACAGTGCAATGAAAATGTTTGTGCCAAGCATTGTTTCGTTAGTGCTTTTACTCATTGCTATTTACTTTGATAATTTTCTGAAACCAGAATGGTTTACAGGTTGGGTAAGGATTGTTTGGTATGTAGTGGCTTATATTCCTGTGGGTTTACCCGTAATAAAAGAAGCATTTGAAAGCATTGGTAAAGGCGAGATATTTTCAGAGTTTTTGCTGATGAGCATTGCCACTATCGGAGCATTTGCCATTGGCGAATATCCCGAAGGCGTTGCCGTAATGTTGTTCTATTCCGTTGGCGAAGTGTTTCAAACTTTAGCCGTAAAAAGAGCCAAAGCAAACATCAAGTCATTGCTTGACCAACGCCCTGATGAAGTAACCGTTTTAAAAAACAACCAGCCGCAAACAGTAAAAGCGGAAAACGTAAACATTGGCGAAATCATACAATTAAAGTCAGGCGAAAAATTAGGATTAGATGGAGAACTGTTATCAGAAACAGCATCATTCAACACAGCAGCTTTGACAGGCGAAAGCAAACCCGATACTAAATCAAAAGGCGAAACCGTATTAGCAGGAATGATTAACCTGAACACCGTTGCACAGGTAAAAGTTACCACTGCATACACCGACAGTAAGTTGAGCAAGATTTTGGAATTGGTTCAAAATGCCACTTCTCAAAAAGCGCCCACAGAATTATTTATCAGAAAGTTTGCAAAAATCTATACGCCAATAGTTGTGTTTTTAGCCGTTGCAATATGCTTGCTCCCCTATTTTTTCGTGGCAGATTATCAACTCAAAGATTGGCTTTACAGGGCTTTGGTATTCTTGGTTATTTCTTGTCCTTGTGCATTAGTGATAAGTATTCCGTTGGGTTATTTCGGTGGAATTGGTGCAGCAAGTAAAAACGGAATACTGTTTAAAGGAAGTAATTTTTTAGATGCTCTTGCCAATATCCGAAATGTAGTAATGGATAAAACAGGCACAATGACCGAAGGCGTTTTTAAGGTTCAGGAAGTGATTTTTGACAATGAATTTAATCAAGCTGAAATTCTGCAAATGGTCAATGCTTTGGAAAGCCACAGCACACACCCTATTGCAACCGCCATTTACGAATATGTTGGAAAAATAAACAGCGAAATCAAATTAGAAAATACCGAAGAAATCGCAGGACACGGATTGAGAACAAGCATAAACGGCAAAGAATTATTAGTAGGAAATTTTAAGCTGATGAATAAATTTTTTATCACTTATGGCATTGACCCTAACACCATTGTTTACACAGTAATTGCAGTGGCTTACGATAAAAAGTTTGTCGGTTATATCACCATTGCCGACAGCATAAAAGAAGATGCACAACTTACAATTGACAAATTGAAATCACTCAATGTAAAATCAACAATGTTGAGTGGCGACAAATCAACAGTAGTAAAATTTGTTGCAGAAAAATTGGGTATCACTAATGCGTTTGGCGATTTACTGCCCGAAGATAAAGTAAGCAAGGTAAAAGAAATAAAAGCCAAAAATGAAACCGTTGCCTTTGTCGGGGACGGTGTGAATGACGCACCTGTTGTGGCATTAAGTGATGTAGGTATTGCAATGGGTGGTTTAGGAAGCGATGCCACCATTGAAACTGCCGATGTGGTAATACAAGATGATAAGCCGAGTAAAATTCCTATGGCAATCAACATCGGTAAGCAGACAAAGAAAATCGTTTGGCAAAATATCACATTGGCATTTGCAGTAAAAGGAATTGTATTAGTGCTTGGCGCAGGCGGTTTGGCTACAATGTGGGAAGCCGTTTTTGCTGATGTGGGTGTGGCATTGTTAGCTATACTGAACGCAGTAAGAATACAACAAATGAAGTTTAACTAACAAAAATCAATCATTGAAATTCTTAAAATAAAATCATTACTAAAAAATATACTGTAACAGCTGATGAAAGACATTAGTAAAGATAAACGAACTGAAAAATCAGTTAAACAAAAGCCCTTGACAAATGTCAGGGGCTTTTTTGTTTGTAGTGCTGTAAGGTTTACAAACATCCCGCTAAATACAAGTTCCTTTGCATAGTTCTTTTCCATATAAATCAAGGCAGATTATCGGTAAAAAGATAAAGCAGGTGCGTGAGCAAAAACAACTCACGTTGGAACAGTTAGCTGATTTATTAGGAACAGACCGTCAGCATATTTGGAACATAGAAGCGGGAAGAAAAAATTTTACAATTGATTATTTAGATAAAATAGCAGAGGCGCTAAAAGTTTCACAAAGCGAATTTTTAAACACAAATATTTAATCACACAAAATCAAATAACATGGCATCAACATCAGAAACAGGTCATGCAAAAAATGTAGCAAACTTTGAAGACCTTATATCATTTTGCACAGGATACGGTGCAAGCTACAACCCGTCAAAAGTTGCGATACAGCTACCTGCTCTATCGGCAACACACGCCAATGCTTTAGCTGCATTAGCAAACATCAACGCCTTACTGCCTGCTAACACAAACGCAGTAAACGCCCGTGAAGCAGCATTTTCACCATTAAGTAAACTTGTTACAAGAGTGGTGAATGCAGCCGATGCAAGCGATGTAACCAAACAAGTAAAAGCTGATGTAAAAACCATTGCACGAAAACTGCAAGGAAAAAGAGCGACACCAAAAAAGGACACGCCAACATCACCTGATGCACCTACACCTGCTGTAATAGCATCAGATGCAACTGCAAAAAGCATTTCAGCATCACAAATGAGTTTTGACCAACGCATTGAAAACTTAGACAAACTCATACAACTCTTAGCGGCACAACCTGCCTACATTCCAAACGAACCCGAACTAACCGTTGCAGGACTTACAGCTACTCTCGGCAACATGCGAAACACAAACACCGCAGCAGTAAACGCATACACCCCCGTTAGCAATGCACGCATAAACCGCGACACCATTCTCTATGCCGAAGGCACAGGACTGGTTGACTTGGCAGGTGATGTAAAGAGTTATGTAAAATCTGTATTCGGTGGCACAAGCCTGCAATACAAACAAGTAAGCGGACTAAAATTCACGAAAATCAAATCCTGACATCAGCAGACGACCTACTTAATAAAGGTTTCTCCATACATGACTTTGGAGAAACCTTTCTTTATTTTAGAAACTTGCTACTTGACTTTAGGTAAACTCTACCACCGACAGTTTTTTCACTACTAACAAATGGAAACAAGCAACTTGATTTTGGAGAAACTTAACTTCAAAGTGGAAAAAATCAACTGCAAAAAGGAAACGACTGACTGTAAATCGGAAAGACCCTGCAACTAATGCCAACGCATTTGCACTCACATTTGCTTTTGCCACAACGCACAGGCAAACGCTGCAAAAGCAAAAGAGAGTGCAATCTACCGCACGGGTTCACCGCAGACCCGACAACAAACTACCAAGACAATTCAGTGCTAACCCGACACGACACCACTTCGGACAGACAGAAGGGCAGCACATAACATGGGCTTGCTGCAATGCGGGGTGACGTGCTTAATTGAACGGTAGTGCTTTTTACATACTTTTGTCGTAGGTGGACAGTTTAGTGCTTTCTATTCCCGCACTGACAGCAAGCCCTCAACCGTCAGGCTGTGAAAAAACTTGTTTTTTTGCAAAAACTCTCATAAAAACTGGCTATAGAATAATCCCCAAAGCCTATACTTTTGATTGGAGCGGAGATGTTTTTGAGGTTACAACTTTTGTTCAAAATGAAAAAGAGTGCTGAGAGGCAATATAAAAGTCGTTTTTTTTGAGCAAACAAGACTACTTTGGATAGTCGGGCTGCCAATTTTTGAGCTTTATCAATAGTTCTTCCATCCCAAGTATGTTGATAGTGCGTTTGATGTTATAGACCAACAAAATCAAACTGTGTTCTCCGTTTACTTTTGATAACCCCTGAGGTTGGTGTAGTAGTAGTTCCATTGCCGTTTGATAGTTCCAAAAATATGTTCGTTGATTTCCTGCCGTTTGCGGTATTGTGCTTTTTGGGTTTGATAGCGTTCGCTGTTTTGGGCTACTACTTCGGCAAATTCGCTGCGTTCTATTTCCCTACCCCCTTTTTGCCTGCCGGTACAGAGGTGTTTTACCGGGCAGTTTTTGCAAGCAGAGGTTCTATATTTTTTAAACTTGTAGGGGGTGTAATCTCTTGCTTTGTTGTGCCATCTGCCTTTGGTCGAAAGCGTTTCGCCTTGCGGACAAGTGTAGGTGTCTGTTTCCTGGTTGTAGGTGAACTGAGTGACCAAGTAGGCTTCAGTGGTGCCGTGTGCGTTGCTGTTTACCGTTTCCTGTTGGGCAACGATGGTGGTGATGCCGGCTTCTTTGCACTCGCTTAGTTGCCAGGGCATTGTGGTAGCCTTTGTCGGCTAAAATGGTCGTGTTTTCCAATTGTAAGTTTTCTTTTGCTTCGGTGGCTATGCCACTAAGGGCATTTCTGTCGTTTTGGTTGATCGTATGGGTTGCCACCACTAAGGCTATGTTTACTATCCACTGCTGTTTGTATATTATAGGCTACCTCTACCACCTGACCATGAATGAGCAAGGAACGGGCATCTGTATCAGTCGTACTCACTTGTGTAGCGCCTGTTTTCTCTATTTGGGATGCCAACGCTTCGTATTTCAGCTTGCCGGCTTGCAGGCGATTGATTTTCTCTTGTATCTGCTTTATCTCAGCTTGACGGTCGCTTTGGTCGTTTTGCTCTAATTCTGCTATGTATTGCTCCGTTTGACGTGAAATGTAGGCTAAGTGACGCTCTATCTTCTTCGGGTTGTAGTTTTTTTTTTGCTGTTGTTCGCCCTAATCTTTGTGCCGTCTATAGCAATTGTTTCACCACTCACCAATTCGGCATCTTTCAAAAAAAAGCAAAAACAACTTAAAGGTTTTGCGCAACGCATCCGGATTGTCTTTGCGAAAATCGGCAATGCTGTGGTAGTTAGGCACCAAACTGTGACAAAGCCACTGCATTTCTATATTGCGGATACACTCTTTTTCGAGCTTCCGGCTGCTGCGGATGCCATTTAAATAGCCGTATAAATATATTTTCAGAAACAAAGAGGTCTCAAAAGGTGGTCTCCCTTCTGGCTTTAATGTTTGTACTTCAAAACCCAATTTTAATAAATCCAGATGTTCAACAAATGCGTCAATAAACCGAACCGGGTTATCAGCTCTGATGCTGCTCTCCAAACAGACTATTTGCATCTGCAGGCGGGGTGTTCCTTGTAAGTATGCCATAGCATAAAATTACGCATTTTTTGTTACTTTTTAGAATATTATTGTATATTTGTTGGCAGTTTTTTCACAGGCTGCCGTTAGCAGCAAGCGTAACAGACGACCGTGCAACCTGACAGTAACGGACGGACGGACAAGAAAAGTAAACCATTTTGACAGACAGACAAACAAAGACAGACCATATTGAAACGGGACAACGGGTAAGCCGACACTCTTTGCTGACCCTTCTGTATTTTTTCTTTTTCCCCACCGCACATTTTTTATTCATTTTTTTGCCACCGCACAATGGCACATTGGCTTTTGCCCCGACACGCAAAAGCCCACGCTTCGGCAAAAGCCAAAGAGCCATTTTTCCCAACGCTTTTTTAACTTTGCATTTATAAAACATCTATAAAGACAACACTATGCTATCAACAGAGAAAACATTATCAGAAGTAATTGAAATATTAAGACAACGAGGTTACACAGAAGACTTTAACCTGTTAGAAGAAAACATCTCATATAAAAAAGGAGGCGAAAAAGTTGATTTGAACGACATCGTTATTGATAAAATATATCGTTTTACCGGACAAAACGACTTGGACGATGAAGCCATTTTATACGCAATGAGAAACCGAAAAGACGGAGCAAAAGGCGTATTTGTTAATGGATATGGAACTTACACAGACTCAGGGGCAAACGCTGTTATCAGCAAAATTAATGTTGAAGAAAATGACAATGATGATTGGACAGTAGAAAAATGATTTTTATTAAATTTGCACCGTGAAATATTTATCTTCCATATTAGCCATTTACGTTTTGTTGCTGACAGCAGCACCGAACTTAGTGGAGGACAAATGTTTTCAGGAGCAAACGACTGAACAATCCCAAGACAACCAAGATGATAAAGATTGTGGCGATTGTTGTTCACCTTTTATGAATTGCCATACTTGTGT
This is a stretch of genomic DNA from Sphingobacteriales bacterium. It encodes these proteins:
- the cadA gene encoding cadmium-translocating P-type ATPase, which gives rise to MEHKHIYDAQGKQLCCTQEEKIYTQAGAEDLIKQPHEHSEDEEHDHSHSENSAMKMFVPSIVSLVLLLIAIYFDNFLKPEWFTGWVRIVWYVVAYIPVGLPVIKEAFESIGKGEIFSEFLLMSIATIGAFAIGEYPEGVAVMLFYSVGEVFQTLAVKRAKANIKSLLDQRPDEVTVLKNNQPQTVKAENVNIGEIIQLKSGEKLGLDGELLSETASFNTAALTGESKPDTKSKGETVLAGMINLNTVAQVKVTTAYTDSKLSKILELVQNATSQKAPTELFIRKFAKIYTPIVVFLAVAICLLPYFFVADYQLKDWLYRALVFLVISCPCALVISIPLGYFGGIGAASKNGILFKGSNFLDALANIRNVVMDKTGTMTEGVFKVQEVIFDNEFNQAEILQMVNALESHSTHPIATAIYEYVGKINSEIKLENTEEIAGHGLRTSINGKELLVGNFKLMNKFFITYGIDPNTIVYTVIAVAYDKKFVGYITIADSIKEDAQLTIDKLKSLNVKSTMLSGDKSTVVKFVAEKLGITNAFGDLLPEDKVSKVKEIKAKNETVAFVGDGVNDAPVVALSDVGIAMGGLGSDATIETADVVIQDDKPSKIPMAINIGKQTKKIVWQNITLAFAVKGIVLVLGAGGLATMWEAVFADVGVALLAILNAVRIQQMKFN
- a CDS encoding helix-turn-helix transcriptional regulator, yielding MHSSFPYKSRQIIGKKIKQVREQKQLTLEQLADLLGTDRQHIWNIEAGRKNFTIDYLDKIAEALKVSQSEFLNTNI
- a CDS encoding transglutaminase family protein, translating into MNSYLKETKILDYSNASIQKLLEQREWINLDTVSKVKAIYNFVRDEIKFGYNISDDIPASEVLKDGYGQCNTKATLLMALLRATGVPNRIHGFTIDKALQKGAITGIWYKLSPQNILHSWVEILVNEQWYFLEGVILDKSYLTKLQEENSDCKTTFCGFGVYTENFENPPIEFNLNSTFIQDKGINQDFGVFDTPDEFYSKHQQKLNAAQKFIFRNIVRHKMNKNVERIRNGKANTNIKH
- a CDS encoding CPBP family intramembrane metalloprotease; protein product: MDTLNLLSDYFLRTLPSLIIGLAFILLLGKQHLIIRIFSYILLFIVMRDVMTPLNIWDFGTEGIFWLRTVDNPVFLLLISGLSIILIVVVNKLDKEASEVYVFRKMSYIKAIGTGLIGAAIILVPMFLIYQFVPMEQRGGTVNNSSVFLLSLLVFCVSVNFLEESIYRGYFQGYIEQFFSPAKSAVLSGLLFSFSHIFLATTVTNAGWGVLAFTAFEGIIAGLIRSKAGVLASTITHGVAIFFLCSGLF
- a CDS encoding HXXEE domain-containing protein, translated to MKKSVLTIILAFLFTVTVLSLGYISFGFWTTLIFTSGFLGGFVLWLFIPATPSFATIKVPYWLSFALFIAHRVEEKVCGFFARLAEITGTPTPEITSVSVILLVLASVVAWLLVPFLVSRQYAFGYYLAWTFFAAMGITELAHFIFPLFTKEPYGYFPGMASVFFLAPVAWWGMYRLSRKHMI